A stretch of the Acidimicrobiia bacterium genome encodes the following:
- a CDS encoding ribbon-helix-helix protein, CopG family yields MAQAISVRLDDEALRALGHLEATGMTRSEAIRAALVEAASRLRDKQMLAAEVAALEADGDDRAEMLAVAELMESLRASG; encoded by the coding sequence ATGGCTCAGGCGATCTCGGTTCGACTCGACGATGAGGCGCTCCGCGCGCTCGGCCACCTCGAGGCAACCGGTATGACACGCTCCGAAGCGATCCGTGCCGCGCTCGTCGAAGCAGCATCCCGGCTCCGAGACAAGCAGATGCTCGCCGCCGAGGTCGCCGCTCTCGAAGCCGACGGCGACGATCGTGCGGAGATGCTGGCGGTGGCCGAGCTCATGGAGAGCCTCCGTGCGTCGGGGTGA
- a CDS encoding type II toxin-antitoxin system PemK/MazF family toxin: MRRGDIIALRLPKGAGHEQLRRRFGVVVQSDAFLPRSVVLVAPTSRSAKAASFRPEIDIDGTSTRVLVEQVGAVDVQRLGDLAGHLTPEEQWGVDTALLTVLGLH, translated from the coding sequence GTGCGTCGGGGTGACATCATCGCTCTGCGACTCCCGAAGGGTGCAGGGCACGAACAACTAAGGCGTCGCTTCGGCGTCGTCGTGCAATCCGATGCCTTCCTTCCACGGTCCGTCGTGCTGGTGGCGCCCACGTCGAGGAGCGCCAAAGCGGCATCGTTCCGGCCCGAGATCGACATCGATGGCACCTCTACTCGCGTGCTCGTCGAGCAGGTCGGTGCCGTCGATGTACAGCGCCTCGGTGACCTCGCCGGCCATCTGACCCCGGAAGAGCAGTGGGGAGTCGACACCGCCTTGCTCACCGTACTTGGACTCCACTGA
- a CDS encoding VOC family protein translates to MLSVGTVVMGVEELPRAVAFWTKALDYVPKRAIEPGADFAILVPAKGPGAHLALDVSETPVQQYPRIHLDLYAGDAADQAAEVERLVSLGATRVDWDRYPDDPDFIVLADTEGNRFCVIDTGHG, encoded by the coding sequence ATGCTGAGCGTCGGAACCGTCGTCATGGGAGTTGAAGAGCTGCCCCGAGCGGTGGCCTTCTGGACGAAGGCCCTCGACTACGTCCCCAAGCGCGCCATCGAGCCCGGCGCCGACTTCGCGATCCTCGTTCCGGCAAAGGGGCCCGGTGCGCACTTGGCGCTCGACGTCAGCGAGACGCCCGTCCAGCAGTACCCCCGAATCCACCTGGACCTCTATGCGGGGGACGCCGCCGACCAGGCCGCCGAGGTCGAGCGGCTTGTCTCGCTGGGTGCGACGCGTGTCGACTGGGATCGGTATCCGGACGACCCCGACTTCATCGTCCTCGCCGACACCGAGGGCAACCGCTTCTGCGTCATCGATACGGGCCACGGCTGA
- a CDS encoding ATP-dependent endonuclease — protein MHEQPPSSMEADEWTSRAGGAPQLGATTHPPPAGVGSRAAVLVEGISDQFALEALARRRGRDLAADGVSIVPIGGATNIGHFLALLGPQGLDLTLAGLCDAGEEGDFQRGLERAGLGSNLTRADMELLGFYVCVADLEDEMIRSIGAVAVERVVDAQGELGSFRIFQRQPAQRERTLEEQLRRFMGTRAGRKIRYAPLLVDALNPGQVPRPLDRLLAHV, from the coding sequence ATGCACGAGCAGCCGCCATCCTCGATGGAAGCCGACGAGTGGACGTCCCGTGCCGGGGGTGCCCCTCAGCTCGGCGCGACCACGCATCCGCCGCCGGCAGGCGTCGGATCACGTGCCGCGGTGCTCGTCGAAGGGATCAGCGACCAGTTTGCGCTCGAAGCGCTCGCCCGGCGCCGAGGGCGGGACCTCGCCGCCGACGGCGTCTCGATCGTGCCGATCGGGGGCGCCACGAACATCGGGCACTTCCTGGCGCTGCTCGGGCCTCAGGGGCTCGACCTCACGCTGGCGGGGCTCTGTGACGCCGGTGAGGAGGGCGACTTCCAGCGCGGTCTCGAGCGGGCGGGTCTCGGCTCCAACCTCACCCGTGCCGACATGGAGCTCCTCGGCTTCTATGTCTGCGTCGCAGACCTGGAGGACGAGATGATCCGGTCGATCGGTGCCGTCGCCGTGGAACGAGTCGTCGACGCTCAAGGTGAGCTCGGATCGTTCCGCATCTTCCAGAGACAGCCTGCGCAGCGAGAACGCACCCTCGAAGAACAACTCCGGCGCTTCATGGGCACCCGCGCCGGCCGGAAGATCCGCTATGCGCCCTTGCTCGTCGACGCGTTGAACCCTGGCCAAGTGCCCCGACCGCTGGATCGACTGCTGGCCCACGTCTGA
- a CDS encoding SDR family NAD(P)-dependent oxidoreductase, translating to MQQPVAVVTGGTGALGRALVPLLLRRKYSLAITYLMPEEARGFEDQFDLDESMLLLRRVDATDAEAISSFMKQTAEHFGGFNVLCSLVGGWAGGRDVAETDDVRFNRMLDLNLRSAFNTIRAAIPHMRDAEWGRIIAVGSKAAFDAPSGQAAYNIAKAGVVALIKSVASELGDTGITANAILPTVIDTDATRAALPYADYVSWPKPAEIAVLVDFLASEGSGVINGAAIPVTGST from the coding sequence ATGCAGCAGCCAGTGGCAGTCGTCACCGGAGGTACTGGTGCGCTCGGCCGAGCGCTCGTCCCGCTGTTGCTCAGACGCAAGTACAGCCTCGCCATCACCTACCTCATGCCGGAGGAGGCGAGGGGGTTCGAGGACCAGTTCGACCTCGACGAGAGCATGCTGTTGCTGCGACGCGTCGACGCCACCGATGCCGAGGCGATCAGCAGCTTCATGAAGCAGACGGCAGAGCATTTCGGCGGGTTCAACGTGCTCTGCTCCCTCGTCGGAGGATGGGCGGGTGGCCGTGACGTCGCCGAGACGGACGACGTCCGCTTCAACAGGATGCTCGACTTGAACCTGCGATCGGCGTTCAACACGATCCGAGCGGCGATCCCCCACATGAGGGATGCCGAGTGGGGGCGCATCATCGCGGTCGGGTCGAAGGCCGCCTTCGACGCTCCCTCGGGTCAAGCCGCGTACAACATCGCCAAGGCAGGAGTGGTGGCGCTCATCAAGAGCGTCGCCAGCGAGTTGGGCGACACGGGCATCACCGCTAACGCCATCCTCCCGACCGTGATCGACACCGACGCCACCAGGGCGGCGCTGCCGTACGCCGACTATGTGTCGTGGCCGAAACCTGCCGAGATCGCAGTCCTCGTCGACTTCCTGGCGAGCGAAGGATCGGGAGTCATCAACGGCGCCGCCATCCCGGTGACGGGGAGCACCTAG
- a CDS encoding PIG-L deacetylase family protein has product MSDALTLPERVLAIGAHPDDIEFGAGGTLAKWSAAGSEVTLLIVTDGSKGTWDVGTDPTDLAATRRSEQLAAAHALGAAHLVHLDHVDGELVYDMALRYEICLQIRIHRPDVLLSHDPWKRYMLHPDHRATGWGAIDGMVAARDHLFFPEQGLPPHRPSAMLLWAADEPDHWEDIAPSFSAKLAALLCHASQGPTTMGGADDEARAAFEKRLAERAAESGAPAGLGLGEAFKRLHP; this is encoded by the coding sequence ATGAGCGATGCGCTGACGCTTCCGGAGCGCGTCTTGGCGATCGGCGCCCACCCCGACGACATCGAGTTCGGCGCAGGCGGCACGCTGGCGAAGTGGTCCGCCGCCGGGTCCGAGGTGACGCTGCTCATCGTTACCGACGGATCGAAGGGCACATGGGATGTCGGGACCGACCCGACCGACCTGGCCGCCACCCGGCGATCGGAACAGCTGGCGGCCGCCCACGCGCTGGGGGCGGCTCACCTGGTGCATCTCGACCACGTCGACGGCGAGTTGGTGTACGACATGGCCCTCCGGTACGAGATCTGCCTCCAGATCAGGATCCATCGCCCGGACGTCCTGCTCTCCCACGACCCGTGGAAGCGGTACATGCTGCACCCCGACCACAGGGCAACCGGGTGGGGCGCCATCGACGGGATGGTCGCCGCTCGAGATCACCTCTTCTTCCCCGAGCAAGGGCTGCCGCCTCATCGACCGAGCGCCATGCTCCTGTGGGCGGCTGACGAGCCGGACCATTGGGAGGACATCGCCCCTTCGTTCTCGGCCAAGCTGGCGGCACTGCTCTGCCACGCATCGCAGGGACCGACGACGATGGGAGGGGCGGACGACGAGGCACGAGCGGCCTTCGAGAAGCGCCTGGCCGAGAGGGCGGCCGAGTCGGGTGCACCGGCAGGCCTCGGACTCGGCGAGGCCTTCAAGCGCCTCCATCCGTGA